One window from the genome of Streptomyces cadmiisoli encodes:
- a CDS encoding LysR family transcriptional regulator: MSSTREQDNGMPSAAAVSLAHRVPDLGALELLLAVARLGSLGAAARETGISQPAASSRIRSMERQLGVALVDRSPRGSQLTDAGALVTDWARRIVEAAAAFDAGAQALRDRRDSRLRVAASMTIAEYLLPGWLLALRAQRPDTAVSLLAGNSAAVAQQLLSDEADLGFVEGLTVPSGLDSVVVAHDHLVVVTAPGHGWARRRRPLSAAELAQTPLVLREKGSGTRQVLDAALGGLAPPLIELSSTTAVKASAVGGAGPAVLSELAVGEELATRRLVSVPVDGVRLRRELRAVWRTGHRPAGPARELLGLTRTRPADGGGRRT, encoded by the coding sequence ATGAGCAGCACGCGGGAGCAGGACAACGGGATGCCGTCCGCGGCGGCGGTGTCGCTGGCGCACCGGGTGCCGGACCTGGGCGCGCTGGAACTGCTGCTGGCCGTCGCCCGGCTGGGGAGTCTCGGCGCGGCGGCCCGGGAAACGGGGATCAGCCAGCCCGCGGCGAGCAGCAGGATCCGCTCCATGGAACGGCAGTTGGGCGTCGCGCTGGTGGACCGCTCACCGCGCGGCTCACAGCTCACGGACGCCGGCGCGCTGGTCACCGACTGGGCGCGCCGGATCGTCGAGGCGGCGGCGGCCTTCGACGCGGGGGCGCAGGCGCTGCGCGACCGGCGGGATTCACGGCTGCGGGTCGCGGCGAGCATGACGATCGCCGAGTACCTGCTGCCGGGCTGGCTGCTGGCGCTGCGCGCGCAGCGCCCGGACACCGCCGTCTCCCTGCTCGCCGGCAATTCGGCGGCGGTGGCGCAGCAGCTGCTGTCCGACGAGGCCGACCTGGGTTTCGTGGAAGGGCTGACGGTGCCGAGCGGACTGGATTCGGTCGTGGTCGCCCACGACCACCTCGTCGTGGTGACCGCGCCCGGCCACGGCTGGGCCCGCCGGCGCCGTCCGCTGTCGGCGGCGGAGCTGGCGCAGACCCCGCTGGTCCTGCGTGAGAAGGGCTCCGGCACCCGGCAGGTCCTGGACGCGGCGCTCGGCGGACTGGCCCCGCCGCTGATCGAGCTGTCGTCCACGACGGCCGTGAAGGCCTCGGCGGTCGGCGGCGCCGGCCCGGCGGTGCTGAGCGAACTGGCGGTGGGGGAGGAGCTGGCCACGCGGCGCCTGGTGAGCGTCCCGGTGGACGGGGTACGGCTGCGCCGCGAGCTGCGCGCGGTCTGGCGCACGGGTCACCGCCCCGCCGGCCCGGCACGCGAACTCCTCGGCCTGACCCGCACGAGGCCCGCCGACGGAGGCGGCCGCCGCACCTGA
- a CDS encoding gamma-glutamyl-gamma-aminobutyrate hydrolase family protein, with amino-acid sequence MAGRPLIGVSTYLETGVRWGVWELDAVLLPVGYPRLVQRAGGLAALLPPDDPERAAAVLAPLDGLVIAGGPDVEPERYGAPRDPRTGPPAPERDAWELALIGAALAARKPLLGICRGMQLLNVALGGTLVQHVDGHAEVAGVFGSHPVEPVPGTRYAGIVPEKATVPTYHHQAVDRLGRGVIPSAHAADGTVEAIELPAADGWVLGVQWHPETGGDLRVMEALVRAAATAA; translated from the coding sequence ATGGCCGGCAGGCCGCTGATCGGTGTGAGCACGTACCTGGAGACCGGTGTGCGCTGGGGGGTGTGGGAGCTGGACGCGGTGCTCCTGCCCGTCGGGTACCCGCGGCTGGTGCAGCGGGCGGGCGGGCTGGCCGCGCTGCTGCCGCCGGACGACCCGGAACGGGCGGCCGCGGTACTGGCACCGCTCGACGGCCTGGTGATCGCGGGCGGACCCGACGTCGAGCCGGAGCGCTACGGAGCGCCGCGCGACCCGCGGACCGGTCCGCCCGCCCCGGAGCGGGACGCGTGGGAACTGGCCCTGATCGGGGCCGCGCTGGCCGCGCGCAAGCCGCTGCTGGGGATCTGCCGCGGCATGCAGCTGCTGAACGTCGCGCTGGGCGGCACCCTCGTCCAGCACGTCGACGGGCACGCCGAGGTGGCCGGGGTCTTCGGCAGTCACCCGGTCGAGCCCGTGCCGGGCACGCGGTACGCCGGGATCGTCCCGGAGAAGGCGACCGTACCGACGTACCACCATCAGGCCGTGGACCGGCTCGGCCGGGGCGTGATCCCGTCGGCCCACGCCGCGGACGGCACCGTGGAGGCGATCGAGCTCCCGGCGGCCGACGGCTGGGTGCTCGGTGTGCAGTGGCACCCGGAGACGGGCGGGGACCTGCGGGTGATGGAGGCCCTGGTGCGGGCCGCGGCGACGGCCGCGTGA
- a CDS encoding FadR/GntR family transcriptional regulator, with protein sequence MSLDPVDGTDDPLTVDGADDPLTPVLRPVRTGNGFEEALEQILQVVRLGLVPGGGRLPAERGLAERLGISRVTLREVLKVLQDQGLVESRRGRYGGTFVLPRTDATGEGELRRRVAAVDIEDVLRFREVLEVGAAGLCAEHGLRGARAERLREALARTRDAPLGDYRRLDTLLHLTLAELSGSPSLTGQYAAVRAKVNDLLDCIPLLVRNLEHSQHQHAVLVEAVLDGDADGAREIMREHCAGTAALLRGFLT encoded by the coding sequence ATGTCGCTGGATCCGGTCGACGGCACGGACGACCCGCTGACGGTCGACGGCGCGGACGACCCGCTGACGCCGGTCCTGCGCCCGGTGCGGACCGGCAACGGCTTCGAGGAGGCGCTGGAGCAGATCCTCCAGGTCGTACGGCTCGGTCTGGTGCCCGGTGGCGGGCGGCTGCCGGCGGAGCGCGGGCTGGCCGAGCGGCTCGGGATCAGCCGGGTGACGCTGCGCGAGGTGCTGAAGGTCCTCCAGGACCAGGGGCTCGTCGAGTCGCGGCGCGGGCGGTACGGCGGAACGTTCGTCCTGCCCCGTACGGACGCGACCGGGGAGGGTGAGCTGCGGCGGCGGGTCGCCGCGGTCGACATCGAGGACGTGCTGCGCTTCCGCGAGGTGCTGGAGGTGGGCGCGGCCGGCCTGTGCGCCGAGCACGGGCTGCGCGGCGCGCGGGCGGAGCGGCTGCGCGAGGCGCTGGCCCGGACCCGGGACGCGCCGCTCGGCGACTACCGGCGGCTGGACACACTGCTCCACCTCACGCTCGCCGAACTGTCCGGCTCGCCCTCGCTGACCGGGCAGTACGCGGCGGTGCGGGCGAAGGTGAACGACCTGCTCGACTGCATCCCGCTCCTGGTCCGCAACCTGGAGCACTCGCAGCACCAGCACGCCGTGCTGGTGGAGGCGGTGCTCGACGGGGACGCGGACGGCGCGCGGGAGATCATGCGCGAGCACTGCGCGGGGACGGCGGCACTGCTGCGCGGGTTCCTGACCTGA
- a CDS encoding glutamine synthetase family protein, translating to MADRTSPLGVEELHTLVAGGEIDTVVLAFPDMQGRLQGKRFAARFFLDEVLEHGTEGCNYLLAVDTEMNTVDGYEMSSWDRGYGDFAMRPDLSTLRRVPWNEGTAMVIADLAWEDGSPVAAAPRQILRRQLERLADLGLTAQVGTELEFIVFKDTYEQAWDAGYRGLTPATQYNIDYSVLGTGRIEPLLRRIRNEMADAGMTVESAKGECNPGQHEIAFRYDEALVTCDQHAVYKTGAKEIAAQEGVSLTFMAKYNEREGNSCHIHLSLADDRGTNVMAGSPGDPGGMSPTMRHFLAGQLAALRDFSLLYAPHINSYKRFQPGSFAPTAVAWGRDNRTCALRVVGHGRSLRFENRLPGGDVNPHLAVAGMVAAGLHGVEQRLELPEPCPGNAYAADYAHVPRTLREAAELWENSAIAKAAFGDEVVAHYRNMARVELDAFDAAVTDWELRRSFERM from the coding sequence GTGGCAGACCGCACATCCCCGCTCGGTGTCGAGGAGCTGCACACCCTCGTCGCGGGCGGCGAGATCGACACCGTCGTCCTGGCCTTCCCCGACATGCAGGGCCGCCTCCAGGGCAAGCGGTTCGCCGCGCGCTTCTTCCTGGACGAGGTGCTGGAGCACGGCACCGAGGGCTGCAACTACCTCCTGGCCGTCGACACCGAGATGAACACCGTCGACGGCTACGAGATGTCCTCCTGGGACCGCGGCTACGGCGACTTCGCCATGCGCCCCGACCTGAGCACCCTGCGCCGCGTGCCCTGGAACGAGGGCACCGCCATGGTCATCGCCGACCTCGCCTGGGAGGACGGCTCCCCGGTGGCCGCCGCGCCCCGGCAGATCCTGCGCCGCCAGCTGGAACGCCTGGCGGACCTCGGACTGACCGCCCAGGTCGGCACCGAGCTGGAGTTCATCGTCTTCAAGGACACCTACGAACAGGCCTGGGACGCCGGCTACCGCGGTCTCACCCCGGCGACCCAGTACAACATCGACTACTCGGTCCTCGGCACCGGCCGCATCGAACCACTGCTGCGCCGGATCAGGAACGAGATGGCGGACGCCGGCATGACCGTCGAGTCCGCCAAGGGCGAGTGCAACCCCGGCCAGCACGAGATCGCCTTCCGCTACGACGAGGCCCTGGTCACCTGCGACCAGCACGCCGTCTACAAGACCGGCGCCAAGGAGATCGCCGCCCAGGAGGGCGTGTCCCTCACCTTCATGGCGAAGTACAACGAGCGCGAGGGCAACTCCTGCCACATCCATCTGTCGCTGGCCGACGACCGAGGCACCAACGTCATGGCCGGATCACCCGGCGACCCGGGCGGCATGTCGCCGACCATGCGCCACTTCCTCGCCGGACAGCTCGCCGCGCTGCGGGACTTCTCCCTCCTCTACGCCCCGCACATCAACTCCTACAAGCGCTTCCAGCCCGGCTCCTTCGCCCCGACCGCCGTCGCCTGGGGCCGCGACAACCGCACCTGCGCGCTGCGGGTCGTCGGCCACGGCCGCTCCCTGCGCTTCGAGAACCGGCTGCCCGGCGGTGACGTCAACCCGCACCTCGCGGTGGCGGGCATGGTGGCCGCGGGCCTGCACGGGGTCGAGCAGCGGCTGGAGCTGCCCGAACCCTGCCCCGGCAACGCCTACGCGGCCGACTACGCACACGTCCCCCGCACCCTGCGCGAAGCCGCCGAGCTGTGGGAGAACAGCGCGATCGCCAAGGCCGCGTTCGGCGACGAGGTCGTCGCGCACTACCGCAACATGGCCCGCGTCGAGCTGGACGCCTTCGACGCCGCGGTCACCGACTGGGAGCTGCGCCGCTCCTTCGAACGCATGTGA
- a CDS encoding aldehyde dehydrogenase family protein: MSYELQVLNPATEEVVATVPGATAADVDAAVARATRAQAHWAALAPGDRARLLRRFAATVDGHLEELARLEVREAGHTIGNARWEAGNVRDLLDYAAGGVERLTGRQIPVAGGLDVTILEPLGVVGVIAPWNFPMPIAAWGTAPALAAGNAVLLKPAETTPLTALRLAGLALEAGLPEGLFQVLPGHGTVAGDALVGHPGVAKIVFTGSATVGRQVMAKGSALLKRVTLELGGKSPNIVFADADLETAAAAAPMSFLDNSGQDCCARTRILVQRSVHDRFLELLAPAIEAVTVGDPGDEKSQMGPLISATQLRRVRSYVPEGADGIRGKAPEGPGFWFPPTVLTGVDPGARVAVEEVFGPVAVVLPFDDEADAVRLANATDYGLSGSIWTRDVGRALRVSQAVRAGNLSVNSHSSVRYWTPFGGYKQSGIGRELGPDALTAFTETKNVFISTEGPAQ; this comes from the coding sequence TTGTCGTACGAACTCCAGGTGCTGAACCCGGCGACCGAGGAGGTCGTCGCCACCGTCCCCGGCGCCACCGCGGCGGACGTCGACGCGGCGGTCGCCCGCGCCACCCGGGCACAGGCGCACTGGGCCGCCCTCGCGCCCGGCGACCGCGCCCGGCTGCTGCGCCGCTTCGCGGCCACCGTCGACGGACACCTCGAAGAACTGGCCCGGCTGGAGGTCCGCGAGGCGGGGCACACCATCGGCAACGCCCGCTGGGAGGCGGGCAACGTCCGCGATCTGCTCGACTACGCGGCCGGCGGGGTCGAAAGGCTCACCGGACGTCAGATCCCGGTCGCGGGCGGCCTCGACGTGACGATCCTCGAACCCCTCGGCGTCGTCGGCGTGATCGCGCCGTGGAACTTCCCGATGCCGATCGCCGCCTGGGGCACGGCTCCGGCCCTCGCGGCCGGCAACGCGGTCCTCCTCAAGCCCGCCGAGACGACCCCGCTCACCGCGCTCCGCCTGGCCGGACTCGCCCTGGAGGCGGGCCTGCCCGAGGGACTGTTCCAGGTACTGCCCGGACACGGCACCGTCGCCGGCGACGCCCTCGTCGGGCACCCGGGCGTGGCGAAGATCGTCTTCACCGGGTCCGCGACCGTGGGCAGACAGGTCATGGCCAAGGGGTCGGCACTCCTCAAGCGCGTCACCCTCGAACTCGGCGGCAAGAGCCCCAACATCGTCTTCGCCGACGCCGACCTGGAAACCGCCGCGGCCGCCGCGCCCATGTCCTTCCTCGACAACTCCGGCCAGGACTGCTGCGCCCGCACCCGCATCCTCGTCCAGCGCTCCGTCCACGACCGCTTCCTGGAACTGCTCGCCCCGGCGATCGAGGCGGTCACCGTCGGAGACCCGGGCGACGAGAAGAGCCAGATGGGCCCGCTCATCTCCGCCACCCAGCTCCGACGCGTCCGCTCCTACGTCCCCGAGGGAGCCGACGGCATCCGCGGCAAGGCCCCCGAGGGCCCCGGCTTCTGGTTCCCGCCCACCGTGCTGACCGGTGTCGACCCCGGCGCGCGCGTGGCCGTCGAGGAGGTCTTCGGGCCCGTCGCCGTCGTGCTGCCCTTCGACGACGAGGCCGACGCGGTCCGCCTGGCCAACGCCACCGACTACGGCCTGTCCGGCTCCATCTGGACCCGCGACGTCGGCCGCGCCCTGCGCGTCTCACAGGCGGTGCGGGCCGGCAACCTGTCCGTCAACTCCCACTCCAGCGTGCGCTACTGGACCCCGTTCGGCGGCTACAAGCAGTCCGGCATCGGCCGTGAACTCGGCCCGGACGCACTGACCGCCTTCACCGAGACCAAGAACGTCTTCATCAGCACGGAGGGCCCCGCACAGTGA
- a CDS encoding 3-oxoacyl-ACP reductase has protein sequence MTEDIICRRLVGRTAVVTGAGSGIGLATTRRLASEGAHVVCGDVDDERGKAAADEVGGIFVKVDVTDPEQVEALFRAAHDTYGSVDVAFNNAGISPPDDDSILETGLEAWKRVQEVNLTSVYLCCKAAIPYMRRQGRGSIINTASFVARMGAATSQISYTASKGGVLAMSRELGVQFAREGIRVNALCPGPVDTPLLRELFAKDPERAARRLVHIPLGRFARAEEIAAAVAFLASDDSSFVNATDFLVDGGISGAYVTPL, from the coding sequence GTGACCGAAGACATCATCTGCCGGCGGCTCGTCGGCCGCACCGCCGTCGTCACCGGAGCCGGCAGCGGCATCGGCCTCGCCACCACCCGCCGGCTCGCCTCCGAGGGCGCCCACGTCGTCTGCGGCGACGTCGACGACGAGCGCGGCAAAGCGGCCGCCGACGAGGTCGGCGGCATCTTCGTGAAGGTCGACGTCACCGATCCCGAGCAGGTCGAGGCGCTGTTCAGGGCGGCCCACGACACCTACGGCAGCGTCGACGTCGCCTTCAACAACGCCGGCATCTCCCCGCCCGACGACGACTCCATTTTGGAGACCGGTCTGGAGGCCTGGAAGCGCGTCCAGGAGGTCAACCTCACCTCCGTCTACCTCTGCTGCAAGGCCGCCATCCCCTACATGCGCCGCCAGGGCCGCGGATCCATCATCAACACCGCCTCCTTCGTCGCCCGCATGGGCGCGGCCACCTCGCAGATCTCGTACACCGCGTCCAAGGGCGGGGTGCTCGCGATGTCCCGCGAACTCGGCGTGCAGTTCGCCCGCGAGGGCATCCGCGTGAACGCCCTGTGCCCGGGGCCGGTCGACACCCCGCTGCTCCGGGAGCTGTTCGCCAAGGACCCCGAGCGCGCAGCGCGCCGGCTCGTGCACATCCCGCTCGGCCGGTTCGCCCGGGCCGAGGAGATCGCCGCCGCGGTCGCGTTCCTGGCCAGCGACGACTCCTCGTTCGTCAACGCCACCGACTTCCTGGTGGACGGCGGGATCTCCGGGGCGTACGTCACGCCGCTGTAG
- a CDS encoding DUF2510 domain-containing protein, which produces MSPPPGWYRDPSAPHLERRWDGTAWTEHRRSPEAPGQPVAGRPPAAGGASRRNRAVALGAAGAVLVAAVVMGAVVLRGGDEDTGGSGAEAGPGPATASIGTTHSPSPSSPAAKPPAGDPDAVTDELNGITLPLLDGWVPPENVTTDNVMMTTDGTYDCPGDGGFCRHGMVISRTVTVNDETSPELLAEADIEDAADEAYDRDVVGRRPYGGIESHRLVASGPVAVAGRAGYFVRWRVTTAEGPGGYVQSLAFQSSAGTESPVIVRYVFDAGEDGPPLADMDRITKGIRPVGDTDGGGVGSSIGPSS; this is translated from the coding sequence ATGTCGCCCCCACCCGGCTGGTACCGCGACCCGTCGGCCCCGCACCTCGAACGCCGGTGGGACGGCACGGCCTGGACCGAGCACCGCCGCTCGCCCGAGGCGCCGGGGCAGCCGGTCGCGGGGCGGCCGCCGGCCGCGGGCGGAGCGTCCCGGCGCAACCGGGCCGTAGCCCTCGGCGCCGCCGGAGCGGTCCTGGTCGCCGCCGTCGTCATGGGAGCGGTCGTCCTGCGCGGCGGTGACGAGGACACCGGCGGCAGCGGGGCGGAGGCCGGCCCGGGACCCGCCACCGCCTCGATCGGCACCACGCACTCGCCGTCGCCGTCCTCGCCCGCCGCAAAACCGCCCGCCGGGGATCCGGACGCCGTCACCGACGAACTCAACGGCATCACCCTGCCGTTGCTCGACGGCTGGGTCCCCCCGGAGAACGTCACCACGGACAACGTCATGATGACCACGGACGGCACCTACGACTGCCCCGGCGACGGCGGCTTCTGCCGCCACGGCATGGTCATCTCGCGCACGGTCACCGTCAACGACGAGACGTCCCCCGAGCTCCTGGCCGAGGCGGACATCGAGGACGCGGCCGACGAGGCCTACGACCGCGACGTCGTCGGCCGCCGCCCCTACGGCGGCATCGAGTCCCACCGGCTCGTCGCCTCCGGCCCGGTCGCGGTCGCGGGCCGTGCCGGGTACTTCGTGCGCTGGCGGGTGACCACCGCCGAAGGCCCCGGCGGGTACGTGCAGTCCCTCGCCTTCCAGTCCAGCGCCGGCACCGAGTCACCCGTCATCGTGCGCTATGTCTTCGACGCGGGCGAGGACGGCCCGCCGCTGGCCGACATGGACCGCATCACCAAGGGGATCCGGCCGGTCGGCGACACGGACGGCGGCGGTGTGGGCAGCAGCATCGGCCCGTCGAGCTGA
- a CDS encoding amino acid deaminase/aldolase, whose amino-acid sequence MTARAADRARYDRATAHLDAPLAIVDLDAFDANADDLVRRAGGKPIRVASKSVRCRALLERVLAKDGFTGVMSFTLAESLWLARSGFEDVLLAYPSADRAGFAELTGDPKLAAAVTVMIDDPAQLALIDESRAGGREVVRVCLELDTSLKLLGGRVRVGARRSPLHSPAQVADMARAVARRPGFEVVGIMAYEGHIAGVGDSVAGRPVRSRAVRLMQSAARRELAERRAAVVRAVRAVVPGLEFVNGGGTGSVQHTAAEDVVTEIGAGSGLYVPRLFDNYTSFSGRPSALFALPVVRRPGVGVVTVLGGGYPASGAAGADRLPVPCLPEGLRYDPQEGPGEVQTPLLGSPADDLLIGDKVWFRHAKAGELCERFDALSLVEGDRVTATVPTYRGEGRTFL is encoded by the coding sequence ATGACTGCGCGCGCCGCCGACCGGGCCCGTTACGACCGGGCCACCGCCCATCTCGACGCCCCTCTCGCGATCGTGGACCTGGACGCCTTCGACGCCAACGCGGACGATCTGGTCCGGCGGGCGGGCGGGAAGCCGATCCGCGTCGCCAGCAAGTCCGTCCGCTGCCGTGCCCTGCTCGAACGGGTGCTGGCCAAGGACGGTTTCACGGGCGTCATGTCCTTCACGCTGGCCGAGTCGCTGTGGCTGGCCCGGTCCGGGTTCGAGGACGTCCTGCTCGCCTACCCCTCGGCCGACCGCGCCGGGTTCGCCGAACTGACCGGCGATCCCAAACTGGCCGCCGCCGTCACGGTGATGATCGACGACCCCGCCCAGCTGGCCCTGATCGACGAGTCCAGGGCCGGCGGTCGCGAAGTCGTGCGGGTCTGCCTGGAGTTGGACACCTCGCTGAAGCTGCTCGGCGGACGGGTGCGCGTCGGGGCCCGTCGTTCGCCGCTGCACTCCCCCGCCCAGGTCGCCGACATGGCGCGGGCGGTGGCCCGTCGGCCGGGGTTCGAGGTCGTGGGGATCATGGCGTACGAGGGCCACATCGCCGGTGTCGGGGACTCGGTCGCCGGGCGTCCGGTGCGGTCGCGCGCCGTCCGGCTGATGCAGTCCGCCGCGCGCCGGGAGCTCGCCGAACGGCGCGCCGCGGTGGTGCGCGCGGTGCGGGCCGTGGTGCCGGGTCTGGAGTTCGTCAACGGCGGTGGCACGGGCAGCGTGCAGCACACCGCGGCGGAGGACGTGGTCACCGAGATCGGTGCCGGGTCGGGGCTGTACGTGCCGCGGCTGTTCGACAACTACACGTCCTTCAGCGGCCGCCCGTCGGCGCTGTTCGCCCTGCCGGTCGTGCGCCGGCCCGGGGTGGGGGTGGTGACGGTGCTGGGTGGCGGTTACCCGGCGTCCGGTGCCGCCGGGGCGGACCGCCTGCCGGTGCCCTGCCTGCCCGAGGGGCTGCGCTACGACCCGCAGGAGGGGCCCGGCGAGGTGCAGACGCCGCTGCTGGGCTCTCCCGCGGACGATCTGCTGATCGGCGACAAGGTGTGGTTCCGGCACGCCAAGGCCGGTGAGCTGTGCGAGCGGTTCGACGCGCTGTCCCTGGTCGAGGGCGACCGGGTGACGGCGACGGTCCCGACCTACCGGGGAGAAGGCCGTACGTTCCTGTAG
- the mycP gene encoding type VII secretion-associated serine protease mycosin, with product MKPAAAVRPSAATRSAGLLAVLVAASVALLPPTAAHADGIRAQQWALEAMHTTEAWQTTKGEGITVAVLDTGVDADHPDLSGNVLPGKDMVGFGATQDDPPWARHGTAMAGIIAGHGHGPGGADGVLGIAPEAKILPVRVILEDGDPARAKARKSRGNALAEGIRWAADHGADVINLSLGDDSASAHPEPVEDEAVQYALKKGAVVVASAGNGGEKGDRVSYPAAYPGVIAATAVDRYGTRASFSTRRWYATVSAPGVDVVIADPDRRYYEGWGTSAAAAFVSGAVALVKAAHPGLTPAQIKRLLEDTARNAPADGRDDSRGFGFIDPAAAIEEAARLKPQDLHSAAYGEKYFGSGPDTGGSDDGATDLAAPLAGGAGVVLLVTAVVLWRGRRIHRPF from the coding sequence ATGAAGCCCGCCGCGGCCGTCAGGCCGTCCGCCGCGACCCGGAGCGCGGGACTGCTGGCCGTCCTCGTCGCCGCGTCCGTCGCGCTGCTCCCGCCCACCGCCGCGCACGCCGACGGCATACGGGCCCAGCAGTGGGCCCTGGAGGCGATGCACACCACGGAGGCCTGGCAGACCACCAAGGGCGAGGGCATCACCGTCGCGGTCCTGGACACCGGCGTCGACGCCGACCACCCCGACCTGTCGGGCAACGTGCTGCCCGGCAAGGACATGGTGGGCTTCGGCGCGACGCAGGACGACCCCCCGTGGGCCCGGCACGGCACCGCGATGGCGGGGATCATCGCGGGTCACGGCCATGGTCCCGGCGGCGCCGACGGCGTCCTCGGCATCGCCCCCGAGGCGAAGATCCTGCCCGTCCGGGTGATCCTGGAGGACGGCGACCCGGCCCGCGCCAAGGCCCGCAAGAGCCGCGGCAACGCCCTGGCCGAGGGCATCCGCTGGGCCGCCGACCACGGCGCCGACGTGATCAACCTGTCCCTCGGCGACGACTCCGCCTCCGCGCACCCCGAGCCGGTCGAGGACGAGGCCGTCCAGTACGCCCTGAAGAAAGGCGCCGTCGTCGTCGCCTCGGCCGGGAACGGCGGCGAGAAGGGCGACCGCGTCTCCTACCCGGCCGCCTACCCGGGTGTCATCGCCGCGACCGCCGTCGACCGCTACGGCACCCGCGCCTCCTTCTCCACCCGCCGCTGGTACGCCACGGTCAGCGCCCCCGGGGTGGACGTCGTCATCGCCGACCCCGACCGCAGGTACTACGAGGGCTGGGGCACCAGCGCCGCCGCGGCCTTCGTCTCCGGCGCCGTCGCCCTGGTCAAGGCCGCCCACCCGGGCCTGACCCCGGCGCAGATCAAGCGGCTCCTCGAGGACACCGCCCGCAACGCCCCGGCCGACGGCCGCGACGACTCGCGCGGCTTCGGCTTCATCGACCCGGCCGCCGCCATCGAGGAGGCCGCGCGTCTGAAGCCGCAGGACCTGCACTCCGCGGCGTACGGCGAGAAGTACTTCGGTTCCGGCCCGGACACCGGCGGTTCCGACGACGGCGCCACGGACCTGGCCGCCCCGCTCGCGGGCGGCGCCGGCGTCGTGCTGCTGGTCACCGCGGTCGTCCTGTGGCGCGGCCGCCGCATCCACCGCCCGTTCTAG